GCATGACCATCCATttgtctttcttttattttttatcatacaaaatcttataatataattatttaattaataaatatcttttaattaaataataattataatacaagtgtatatatatattattacccTTGTATCATCTTATCACTATACACttgtcttaattttaatttattccataatataataatataattaatataaattacaatttaaataaataataatatattttataattaattaacataaaaatctaagatttttatacACATTTGCCGCCTCATTTAATGGAACATGCttaattacctatttagtccctattattttcttttaatctataattaaacttttaccctttattcaatttaatcctttttcttaattacccttaattaagctaaattcacttaattaaaacctaattaagcTCACTactagactcataaatatttctaataattatttacgaacTCATTTTGATAAGACAGaggcccgataatgtactttttcGATGCCCTTggattttgggtcattacaattCTAGTGCCCCGATCCGATATAACGCAAATATCTGGTTGGGGGCATACATGTCCTATTaacctagaaagaaagaaatattagTCATCATTTGACTCTCTCGGTGTTATTGTAAACGCAATAAGAAGgattctcccaccgccatcctgtgccacaGCTAGGAATAGTCGATAGGTACCATCAATTTGTACCAATAGCTTGCAGTACACAAATGCGTCCCAGCATTGCTTAAAGTTTCAGAATAGAAgcttgaacacttggcatctaCGGAGCAATCGGTCGTTGTAGTACGCAGGGCTCGTTTCAAGGTTTGTTATGCAACCTAGGACGTACCTCTCCAGCACTTGATACCATTGCCACATCTCATTATATGAAGCGttccacccactatgcatcttttCTAATGCCTTTTGCTTACCTATCCAAGCCTTgtggtaagagggcgtgtacctcAATTGTATATGAATATTGGTAATTAAGACTGACACAGAAGTCATGGGATCCGCATTCACCGTCGGTAGTATTAAGCTAGCTATCATacctgaatccatcttgggatcgaagtacgttaaataatgcaacattaaataataacattattattcaaaaacctTAAACACCCAGTGATACTATACTGGCAACACaagtatgtggacctttgtacttttttatctcccacaagcctttctttttcttaaccaaagccatgattttccatgaacatgtaccgTCTTGCAATGCACACTTGGCCTTGAACTtctcagatttggatttaaccatATTGTAGTTAACCCCGTGAtggatgctatgttgtttcaatgcACCAAGAAAACCATCCTTACTGGAAAGCTCCTTACCGACTTCCAATTCACCCGAATCCAATGACAAGCTTGTACAGTCACGCCTTCTGTGTAGTAGTTCTGGAAACTCCAACTTATCATCTGTCGATATATCGatattatgcatgtgggctaaAGGCGAGTACACCCTAAATCGTGAAtctttattatcatcatctgAACCCCCTTTAATGTCTTCAGGTTCGGATGGAAcaggctctcgaggtggatccacatcagactcatcatccaacccaccatcatctgcaacgtacgaggtcccctcgtCGGTAGACGttgtagggagtacatcatcccttcttgtAGACATTTCACAATGTCCCCAATCAGATGTGGATCGcaaccactagaagttgatgtcATTCCCCAATACGTATTTTCAGCATCGAACACCGACCCACCGatgtacatgtcccatccactaaCCGAGTGTCGTGCAAGAGTTGTGTATTCCATACTGCCACAAAAAAACGGGCACTTCCATATTCTGCCTCCCACTAACTTAGTGTCGGGTAGGGGTCGTGTATTCCTCTCAGACAGCAATAGATGTTGAAGTCGCAAATGCTTTATTTGACGAtgaaaattgtacatataactcaagatagGGTGATCTACTAGCGAGATAAGTCTACACCATCGCCTCCAACCTACGACACCTTTAATAACAAATGAGTCATAGGTCACGAGATCAATCGAAACATAAAATCGATACTTAATAGAAGAAACCCTCATTGGCGTTgttccgaagattttacgcctaattcttttacaaagTTCTGTTAAATCTATATCCTGGTTAAAAACCAATCGCGTTACATTTTTCGATAAAAAAACAACGCCGTTCTCGGTGTCACGGACCTCACCTTCATAGTAAATAATAGTACTAATATGTTtactcatcttcaatttctattctgcttagcctctctaatttttcttactgtaacttatgcaacctgataatgaaatttgactcatttatagcctcaggtCAAacaggaactactgtagaaaaagagcgttcacgtgggagcttttttcatcaattttgctGATATTATATCCTacttgaagcgtttttgacactatttgttcagaattgtcttctcaaaattattttttcaggaactaccgtagaaaaagagcgtccacgtgggagctttttcatcaattttgctgacagtgcatcttgcttgaagcgtttttgacactatttgttcaGAACCATCTTCTCAAAACTATTTTCCAGGAACTACTGTAAaaaaagagcgtccacgtgggagctttttcCATCAATTTTGCTAACAATGCATCTTGCTTGAAGCTTTTGCGATACTATTTGTTTAGAACTGTCttctcaaaataaattgaatatggaaCTATTGTAGGAAAAAATCTTTATTGTCAATACAAttttccctaaaccctaaacacaaagttattttaaaaaaaactaaaccttaatttaattaattttcttaaaaactctaaaccctaatttaattaatttattttaaacccctaaaacctaatttaattaattttttaaaaaacactaaaccctgatttattttttaaaattcctaaaaccttaaacctaaaTATTTTAACCCTAAACCTACAACCCCAACCCTAAATTAGTTTAACAAAGCCACAACCCTAAAAACTCTAAACAAAAAAACCTTAGGGACTAAATATGCAAAAAGCCCTAACCTAAACACAGAGCAAAACAAGCCCCTAGGGTAGCGattttgccacgtcagcaaaacgcgtccacgtcaacGCGTTTTATGTtgacatggcaaaatcgctcccccAAGGGTGCGTTTTGCTGAAATTTCACCCAAAAATGCTCCTATGTGGATGCGTTTTGCCATTTTCGGCCTTTTTCGATAAATAATGCAGAAATCGACCTATTTCTGTAAATAAATTTGGAAAAGGGCCTTTATAGGTAAAATAGTCAGTTAGAAGCTATTTAGTATTTCGAAGagctatttctttctttctttcttttttttttttgtatttagcacattaatttggaaaaaaaaatcctgaaaatagagaaagaggataaaaaaaaaattaggtaaatgATGAGAGGTAACCATTTgcaatttaaaaaacaataaattgagaaattcaGAGGTAGAGAGCTAAAGAAGAGAGGCATCACGGGAAATTGATCGTAAAGGGGGAAAGCTGATATGATTCTTTCAACATCACCCTATATTTGTATGCCCAAAGCCAAGCACTCCAGCCTGTGACCATTATCTTAAGGCGGTTGCTAGTTGctactattttttttccttaattattattttagaataccACTGATAAAGTTAAATCTATAATATTactttactaaattaaatattaaaatttttaaaaaaatgtttaaaggTTTGTTGATACAAAGGTAGGGTTGGAGTAATTCGTGATAGTTCACTCGAAGAGTTGTAAGTGGTTGTATCAGAATttaggttaaatataaaaatttgacagAGAGGAAGAAGATAATTGAGgttgaaaatgttttataaagGTGTTTCTGTATCCTTAGGTCTTAACTACGAAATTGATAAGGTGGGAGATAAGGTTGAATGAAGCATGATTAGGAGACTATTAATAAACAATGGAAGTTAGGcctcatcattattattttatgtagataacaaaatataaaagacttGGTAAAACAGTAGAGAATCGGAACATTGAAGACCAAGGAGTGGATTGGCGAATTGACCCTTGGAGAGGGTGGATGGTCAGTTACTTCGAGAACAAGAAGAAATTTATGCTATCCGCCGCCTCTTTCCAACTATGGTTATTCTAAACGTGGACATTTCTGATTTGATCGCAGAACCCTTATCAACGGCTACAAATCCGTCTACCAAGAGAAGACTATCGCACTCGCGTCGACTTTTCCTCGTtgaacccccccccccccatcACATGCTTTGATATTGATCGAAGAAAAGTCCGCCGCACTCAAATATCATACTCTCAACCGTCGCATCGTGAACCCCTCCACGCCATAAATTTTGACCCGGGTCAATGAAGGGCCAACTAATCTCGTACTTCTCCATTATtgtaactcaaaaaaaaaaatacaaaacatttaCGCCCTCCTCtaattattagtataataataccaaatttttttatttaatatatattaaaataattagatatataataattaatttaaatttaaatttaaaaatagaatgatgaataaaaattctattaaaaatatatatattttaaaataaacaaaaatatttcttttcttttgtcaaaGATAAGTAATGTAGCCGATTTTATCTTAGTTCGATTGATATGagcattgttgccaatgcaTGAGGACGTAAATTTGAGTGCGCTGAAAcatattatcctcttatttatgggttggggagaaGTTATGAatagttctagacattgtgtcaaaaagacaTGATATAATCAAAACCTTTTACCAAACGTAGCATTAAATCATATAAGTTCATTTGAACggtaataattaatttattcgtgtcatttaattctattttttggtaaattataataataaggtAAAGTCCGAACAACAAATGCGACTAACATGATTCGAACTCAGACCACATTTGAAGCAGTGAATACTTTTAACTATCCAACTATCATATATGATTGTAGTTTAATTCTATTATATGACCATTGAAAGAGACGATTTAATGATTATGATTACTAAAAATccatttatatttgtatttgtacTTGTATTACATTCCCCACCgtttaaacaaatattaattcaaaaaatatttttcaaaaaaatcgcACGAAAAGAGACCATTGTTGGCTTGTGGACGGCGTCTTCGTTTATGTTTCCTCGCGGCCATCGCGTCTCTCTGGCACTTTTTCTTGTCTATATAAACCCAAGGAGAGTCGCTCTTAGAACCCATCTTCATAGCATTTTctagagagaaagagagagttTCTTCTTCGCTGCTGCGGAaggtttattttctttcccaaaGAATAAAAGCTTTTTCTGCAGTAGCGTTCAAGTTTTTACCaatccaaaatttcaatttaaagaaaaaggagaaaacaGAAATGGCTCGCTCTTTCTCAAACGCTAAGCTTTTCTCTACTTTCGTTGTCGATGGAATCTCTAACGTTATCTCCAGGTACCCATtagttctatttttcttttcatctccATTGctctgttcttttttctttcttcaagtcTAATGatgtattgttttattgtttagaCGAGGATATGCGGCGGCGTCACAAGGAATTGTGTCGAGTGGAATAAGAGGAGGAGCAGGAAGGAGCGCTGCTGCGGTAGTCAAGAAAACAGGGGAAGAGATGTCTGGCGGAGCTAAAGAGAAGGTTTCATGGGTTCCCGACCCGGTTACCGGATGCTACAGACCCGAGAACTGTGCCAACGAGACCGACGTGGCGGAGCTCAGAGCCACCCTCTTGAAGAAGtagtaaataaacaaacaaaaaaaaaagtactagTCTCCATATATTTAGCTCAACAAAGCTAACCTGCTTGCTTGCCCCTCCGTCCTTTGTGTAATACTTGATTCTTGATTTCTCATATGCGAATCAAGAAATTTGTACTAGGAGTTTCAATTGATCTTAATCAAATGCTTGTTTTTACTTGcattttcttaataattatttgtggTGTTGCTATTTAAACGTGATTATATGGAAACATTGATAAGTAAGGACACATATTAGAAGAGAAAGGGAAAGACAATTGTTTGGAAGTATGAAAGCGTAATTTGCTTCACAACTTGCGGCGGCGATCCGTTTGTAGAGCATGAGTAAATAATGAGAAGTCACCCATGattacaaagtaaaaaaaaaaaaaaaaaaagagtataaaACTCGCGATTCAATGAATATTTAAACActacttaaaaagaaaagacgGTGGAATGTAATTATTATAAAGTAGGCTTTCTCTTTTTACATGAAATCCTGTTTTAGATTCGTTTGCGGGAAAGAATGCTTCTAATCCAATTAATTAATGGTTGATTTTGCCCAAACAAATCAATAATACTTGAAGATTTTACTTTAATACAATAAACAAAGCGTGAAGAAACATTGCTTATAATACTAATTAGCTGATTACAGTATGACACTTTAAacggttaaataaattaaaaattacattaatctAGTGGATGAGATTGATTGATGGGGTAgtattctttaattttcttgagattcttttatatattgGGTGGGCCTTCAGAGGCTTTTAAAATAGAGAGGCGGTGAATTCACTGAAACTGTCTACCTCCCAAGACATTGAGAAGGTGTCATGTCTGGAAGCAACCCCAATTATTagtggaaaataaataatatagaacAACCAAATGATCCAATGGATTTCAAGAGATGTGTTTCAAATGGGGGGAAGTGAATGAAGGGCAACTgtttttttgaattagtaaaaatttaaatggaagTAAAACGGGATGGGATAGAAGAAGAATGAATGGAATATACAATATTTACGATGGAGTgtcaaataagaaaatttaattaattagtagcCCCTCtcaattatttaagtaaatggGAAATTGTAATTTTGGCCTCCATCTAAGCTTTTTGTGATCAAAACATAACGTGCTAACCGATGCATGACTATTCTTACAATAATGATGTAAACTGGATTTGTATGGCATTTTGAGGAACTCAATTTGGTTTGGAGTTGAAAGGGCCTTCAATTGAGAATGAATCTGAACTGCCTCGTTTTCTCATTTATTGTTCAAAGAATCTAAGTGCTTTTCAGTTTGGCAAACATGAATCATCACCCATATAAAGTCAAAAAAAGGTCCACATCACTAAccacaaatttcacaatttcctACCTCCTCTAGATATCGAATGGCAACAGAGGTGTAGGTAGTGAGATCAAAGAGAGATTCATGACTGGACAGCTGCAAAATGTTTCAAGTGGGAATGATGCAGCACAAGttgtaaaatatcaatttatctGTTGCATCCCCATTGGTTCTTTCAGCATGGATAAGGTAATTTCTCAAATGGATGATATCATTTGATTGAAGAAAATGTCCGCACCATTAAAACCATACACCGTCTCAGCCGTCCGATCCTTAAATCCCACACGCCATAAAATTTCACCCAATAAAGAATGAATTGCCAGGTGGCAGCAAAAAGGAGGACCATTACTTGCGTGTTGACGGCGTCTTTGTTTTCGTTTTTGTTTCCTCGCGCCTTCTCTCGCGTCTCCCTCTACTTTTTCTTGGCTATATAAACCCCAACCAGAGCCACTGTTAGAACCCATCTTCATAACATTTTCTAGAGAGAACGCGagagtttcttcttcttcttcttcgctGCTGTAGAAAGTTTATTTGCTcttcaacaataaaaaaataaaaaaaagctttCCTACAGCAGCGCTCAAGTTTTTATCAATCCAgagtttgaatttgaattgaacaGATCAATATTAAGATAAGAGAAATGGCTCGCTCTCTCTCCAACGCTAAGCTTTTCTCTACTTTTGTCGTCGATGGAATCTCTAACGTTATCTCCAGGTATCCATTAGTTCTCTTTCATTTCCTTCCATGGctctgtttattttattttttacgtGTATATATAATGAAGTGACAAACGAATAAAGATTtggtgatgtttatttttgtttagacGAGGATATGCGGCGGCATCACAAGGAATTGTGTCGAGTGGAATAAGAGGAGGAGCGGGCAGGAGCGCTGCTACGGTGGCCAAGAAAACAGGGGAAGATATGTCTGGCGGAGCTAAAGAGAAGGTTTCGTGGGTTCCCGACCCGGTTACCGGATGCTACAGACCCGAGAACTGTCCCAATGAGATCGACGTGGCCGAGCTCAGATCCATGCTCTTGAAGAAGCACTAAATAAACAAGGGTGACCTGGTTGCTTGCTCCTCTGTCCTTTTGTCGACGAAATAGATTTTAAGATTTGAtgatgtaatatttataataaataataatacttcacattttaatcaattttgttGACTTGCTGATCCATATGtctaaatattattactttattagtAATATCTAAAGCTTTCCAGGGAAAATAATACACCATGGCGTATAGGTAACAAGCACTGATAAAAATTGTGGATGAGCTCTTTTGTGTTTATCGCGGTTGCGGACATACCGAATGTTATTATGATCATCATGAGTATTGCGGtcgtgatttttttttaaattcacataatttattgtaaaacataataattataattataaaaagtcacttttaatgatttttagagtattttataatacttatgaacttttattaatatgataatataatttttacaatcattaattattcttatatttatttacttaatttttaagaatattatattaactaataacaaagtaaaaaaatgaaatattaaacattcatcatatttaataagtttaacAACTTTGAAGATGGTGAAGATATCAAAACATTCTTTgctgcaaaaggaaaaaaagaatagaTAAATGTATAAATTCTCATTAATTATTCCTATTTCCTACTACTTATTCTCACTCTCATTTTACTTTCATATATAGTTTAGCATGCTTCaattcttaattatattttcataaaaatatattccaTTCATATGTCTATAGatgtattttaaatgttttaatatcattaaaattaaaacattaataaaagttttctttaaaaaaaaccataccTTACAAATAATGGTAATGATACAATTTAGTTTTCACCAATTAGTGGAATGATGAGGAGGATCAAATCCTTCACCTTCACTTTAAGAGCGTTCTTGACTTGATTCTCGTGACCTTtgtccaaaaatatatataaaaaaagtaacattttcaccttgattttgatataattgataTGAAGGATATATTTGAGGAGGAGGATACATGAGAGGTGGAAGTGGGTGATACATTGGTGGTGGAGGATGCATTTGAGGCTGATATGACACACCATAATTAGGAAATGACACACCATAATTAGGAAATGGTGGATAATAACCATATGGTTATGGATAACCATGTGAAGGTTGAAAAGAAGAAGGTTGTTCCGGTGGATAAAAACCTTGAGTGCTAGTAGATGAATCACTATACCCAAAATTACTAGAACTCGATCTCCTACCAGATGAAGAACTTATAGAAGTATGCTTCTTGCCTTTTCCTTTTGATGGAGCTCTAGGTTCACTTCTATCTCTCTTAGGTTTAGGAAACATATTTCCATCAATTTCTGATCTATTACGGAAATGTCTACTAGTGGTACCAATCCCATATTCTCCTCCATACAGACTAAAAGACCTAATTTCACCTCTATCACCATTATGTCCATCATTGTCATCAATTGGACTTAAACCACCACCATTGGGTCCATTGCCAATCTGACTTAGCGTTGCACTAGAACTTGAATGAGACCAATTTTGTTGTTAAGATTGATCAACATTCATTTCATCATCAGAGGTATCCACAAACAACACACCGATATTTTCACCATCTAACAATGGATTCTCTTTCTTTTGAAGCCATTCTGGTAGTGGATCAACATCTTCAAAGATATGATCAAGGTTGATAGGATTAAAACTagaatttatatcatcaatgCTCATTCTTTTTTATGCCTTATCTGAAGCCTCATATTATAGTAGGTAAACACTAGTTTCTCAAGTTTTTTATACTTCAActtattgtaacacctctaacatTTGttgccggaacagggttacggagcattaccgaactttTCAGGTCAAATACgaatatttcataacatttaatataaatataaaaaaccaaTCATAAATCACTCATATTATCCCTTGTAAGGGCCCTCGAGACCCAAAATACGCATTAGAAGTAAATCGGGACTAAACTAGAAGTTTAgagaatttttctcaaaattctaaaattttccctagatGCAGAGGACACATGtacgtgtggccaggccgtgtggctcgcATGGTCAAGAGACAtgcctgtgtcttaggccgtgtgtgCATTCAATGTGacgcacacggctgtgtcccagcccgtgtctatacccgtgtaactctctgacttgggtcacacagtcAAGTCACTTTCTTAGCatcatttaacatttttgctaCGGTGGGTTTTTTCCCAATATCTTCAAGGCATAAATCTAAACAATGAGCTGCAAATGAGGTCTACTAtaaatgttttcttttcaacattaatttttttttctaaaggcTTTCATTGTTGCCTCATTATCAGTCATTATTTGGAAAATGTAACTTTCTTCAATTCTTTCTACAACTAAATCTAACAAATTGTAGTAGAATTAAACATCTTTACTATGAACACTCGAGTTATTCACAGATTTTAAAAAACAGTTCCTTTACTGCAATAAACAAGGAAATTAATGATGtgtatttaattcaatttgttGGTCCAACCATCACACATTAGAGTTGCACCAAATTTTTTCCAATGAGTTTTTTGTCCATTTACCCAGTCACGAACTCGTTGATACTCTAACTCCAAATACACATTTGAAACCTCATAAGGTATTGAGAGCTTTACACCTTGTCCAACTTCTGTTGACACTTGAATTAAGTTATACAACCATAGAGAACTTGCTAATTGAAAATGAAGTtgttcatatattaaaatttagataacTTCACCTATCTTCCTGTGTAAagtctttaaaaaaaaccaccGATCTTTGGTTGCTTTGAGCTTTTGCTTCTAGCCAATTCAGGTATAGCTCCTCTTAAGGTAAACTCAGACTGACTTGAGATGGATTTACTTGTTTTTTCTACATGATATTCTCCAGCTGATCCATGAGAAGATCGCCTTTATTCATAAATGTTACTCCAACCACTAGTACTTCGTCTAAATTCTTCCCTTCTATGCCACTCGTGTTGTGATTGGATACTTGCTCGAGTTGCTTGCCTTATAGAAGAAACCTCAACAATGAATTCCTCGTGTTTATCCCCCTCTCCTCGTAATTGGGATAATAAGTCATTTGTTCTCCTctttttgtctattttctttGTGTTGCTTTCTTT
The Gossypium raimondii isolate GPD5lz chromosome 8, ASM2569854v1, whole genome shotgun sequence DNA segment above includes these coding regions:
- the LOC105790835 gene encoding protein SENESCENCE-ASSOCIATED GENE 21, mitochondrial, which produces MARSFSNAKLFSTFVVDGISNVISRRGYAAASQGIVSSGIRGGAGRSAAAVVKKTGEEMSGGAKEKVSWVPDPVTGCYRPENCANETDVAELRATLLKK
- the LOC105790834 gene encoding protein SENESCENCE-ASSOCIATED GENE 21, mitochondrial gives rise to the protein MARSLSNAKLFSTFVVDGISNVISRRGYAAASQGIVSSGIRGGAGRSAATVAKKTGEDMSGGAKEKVSWVPDPVTGCYRPENCPNEIDVAELRSMLLKKH